The Sedimentisphaera salicampi genome includes a region encoding these proteins:
- a CDS encoding alpha/beta hydrolase, with protein sequence MSFRKTFTFVLVLCLALAASGMGEGLQRMSKKAPAKMSLWPKSEIPHFKDIGLEETIDQRGHISNVDTPEIEIYLPSKDNRNGSAVVICPGGGYSILSIEKEGRKIAEWLNTFGTAGIVLKYRHKYFQYPVPLMDAQRAIRLTRLKAEKWGIDSSKIGIMGFSAGGHLASTAGTHFSSGDNDAEDPIERLSSRPDFMILVYPVISMQKGVTHGGSRVSILGRNPDKQLVDNLSNELQITSSTPPAFLIHAADDGAVPYQNSVLFYEGLIEAGVLSELHIYPKGGHGFGMMSGAKLGPSQWPKQCRSWLERTIISR encoded by the coding sequence ATGAGCTTTAGAAAAACCTTTACTTTTGTTTTAGTTTTATGTTTGGCTCTTGCCGCTTCAGGTATGGGCGAAGGACTGCAGAGAATGAGCAAAAAAGCTCCAGCGAAAATGTCTCTATGGCCGAAGAGCGAGATTCCTCATTTCAAGGACATAGGCCTTGAAGAAACTATAGACCAACGCGGCCATATCAGCAATGTTGACACGCCCGAGATTGAGATTTACCTCCCGTCAAAGGATAATAGAAACGGCTCTGCTGTTGTGATCTGCCCTGGCGGGGGATACAGCATACTCTCGATAGAGAAGGAAGGGCGGAAGATTGCCGAATGGCTCAACACCTTCGGGACTGCCGGAATTGTACTGAAATACCGCCATAAATATTTCCAGTACCCTGTTCCGCTTATGGATGCTCAAAGGGCAATCCGTCTCACGAGATTAAAAGCAGAAAAATGGGGTATTGACTCGTCCAAAATTGGCATAATGGGCTTCTCAGCAGGCGGCCATCTTGCATCAACTGCCGGCACCCATTTCAGCAGCGGAGATAATGATGCAGAAGATCCCATCGAAAGACTCAGTTCAAGGCCGGATTTTATGATCCTTGTGTATCCTGTGATTTCTATGCAGAAGGGTGTAACGCATGGCGGATCAAGGGTTTCAATTTTAGGCAGGAATCCTGATAAGCAGCTCGTTGATAATCTTTCAAACGAGCTTCAAATTACCTCCAGCACCCCGCCGGCATTTCTCATTCACGCAGCCGATGACGGGGCAGTTCCGTATCAAAATTCAGTGCTGTTCTATGAGGGGCTTATAGAGGCGGGCGTTCTCTCAGAGCTGCATATTTATCCAAAAGGAGGCCACGGCTTTGGTATGATGTCCGGAGCCAAACTCGGCCCCTCCCAATGGCCAAAGCAGTGCCGAAGCTGGCTTGAAAGAACGATTATCAGCAGATAA
- a CDS encoding RnfABCDGE type electron transport complex subunit B codes for MIFGQETMILASFIEFINNIWPAGLTMVLLGSIFAAVLLIASIKLKVKVDPKIEAINEVLPGIDCGACGYAGCSSYAKAVYENPELIGRCAPGGKDVAEKIAEILNLQAGGGDVPLRPVVRCNAHSEDKIYYADYLGIESCTAADALPNSQACKYGCLDFGDCVKACRFDAIHIIDGLATVDYDKCTGCTACVKACPRNLIKMIPFKNDDMYVVACRTQEMGKQAKERCKVGCIGCKLCTKVSEMFEMDGNVAVINYDKYDEEKAREAAEKCPTGVIVKRGKNS; via the coding sequence ATGATATTTGGACAGGAAACTATGATACTCGCCAGCTTTATTGAATTTATAAACAACATCTGGCCTGCAGGACTCACCATGGTTCTGCTGGGAAGCATCTTTGCAGCAGTTCTTCTTATTGCGAGCATTAAGCTCAAGGTGAAGGTTGACCCGAAGATAGAAGCTATAAACGAGGTTCTGCCCGGTATAGACTGCGGTGCATGCGGATATGCGGGCTGCTCATCTTATGCAAAGGCTGTTTATGAAAATCCTGAGCTGATCGGACGCTGCGCTCCGGGCGGTAAGGATGTAGCAGAGAAAATTGCTGAAATACTCAATCTTCAGGCAGGCGGAGGGGATGTGCCGCTCAGGCCTGTTGTGAGGTGCAATGCGCACTCGGAAGACAAAATATATTATGCCGATTATCTCGGCATTGAAAGCTGCACAGCTGCGGATGCACTTCCAAATTCGCAGGCCTGCAAGTACGGCTGTCTCGATTTCGGCGACTGCGTTAAGGCTTGCAGGTTTGATGCAATACATATCATAGACGGGCTGGCAACCGTAGATTACGACAAATGCACCGGCTGCACGGCGTGCGTGAAGGCGTGCCCGCGTAATCTGATTAAGATGATTCCATTCAAAAATGATGATATGTATGTTGTGGCGTGCAGGACGCAGGAAATGGGCAAGCAGGCCAAGGAGAGGTGCAAGGTGGGCTGTATCGGGTGCAAACTCTGCACTAAGGTATCTGAGATGTTCGAAATGGACGGTAATGTTGCAGTTATAAACTACGATAAATACGATGAAGAAAAGGCCCGCGAAGCAGCGGAAAAATGCCCCACGGGCGTGATTGTTAAAAGAGGGAAAAACTCTTAG
- a CDS encoding electron transport complex protein RnfA — MELLQTLILSFLSIVIVNNLVFSKFLGICPYLGVSGRLDMAFGMGMAVTFVVTLSGTLTWLIDNFILMPLNIEVMRYVCFILVIAGAVQLVEMYVRKFFPALYESFGIFLALITTNCAILGLCLFLNLWGVSNFLNALVLSFGAGVGFTMAICIMAGIRENLDLADVPESLKGAPITLITAGILSLAFMGFNGMIK; from the coding sequence ATGGAACTGCTCCAGACATTAATTCTCAGCTTTTTGTCTATCGTAATAGTAAACAACCTCGTATTTTCTAAGTTTCTCGGTATATGCCCTTATCTGGGGGTATCGGGAAGGCTTGATATGGCATTCGGAATGGGTATGGCTGTTACATTCGTTGTTACGCTGAGCGGAACGCTGACATGGCTGATAGACAACTTCATACTGATGCCTCTGAATATTGAAGTTATGCGGTATGTATGCTTTATCCTCGTTATAGCAGGCGCTGTGCAGCTTGTTGAGATGTATGTTCGGAAATTTTTTCCGGCTCTTTACGAGAGCTTCGGGATCTTTCTCGCCCTTATCACAACAAACTGCGCAATTCTCGGGCTCTGCCTTTTCCTCAATCTGTGGGGCGTAAGCAATTTCCTGAACGCTCTGGTTCTCAGCTTCGGGGCAGGTGTGGGCTTTACGATGGCAATATGCATAATGGCAGGGATAAGGGAGAACCTGGATCTTGCAGACGTGCCGGAATCGCTCAAGGGAGCTCCGATAACTCTAATCACAGCAGGAATCCTTTCATTGGCCTTTATGGGCTTTAACGGGATGATCAAATGA
- the rsxE gene encoding electron transport complex subunit RsxE yields the protein MSNAKTNPLSVFLNGLGDENPVFVLLLGMCPTLAVTGDLASSLTMGLSATFVLFCSNVVVSLIRNLLKPHIRILMFTLTISTFVTIVDLILKAYLPEMSAKLGPYIPLIIVNCLIICRAEACASKQKLGIAVLDALGMGLGFTLTLSALGIVREVLSYGTVLGFAIAPEGSLSIFGFALPVGAFITLGFMLGIVNIINRRNAKE from the coding sequence ATGAGTAATGCAAAAACAAATCCTCTTTCAGTTTTCCTGAACGGACTTGGGGATGAGAATCCGGTATTCGTACTTCTTTTGGGGATGTGTCCTACGCTTGCAGTTACAGGCGATCTGGCCTCCTCACTTACAATGGGGCTCAGCGCAACATTTGTGCTATTCTGCTCGAATGTTGTTGTAAGCCTGATACGCAATCTGCTTAAGCCGCATATCAGGATACTTATGTTCACCCTCACGATCTCCACTTTCGTAACGATTGTTGATCTGATCCTGAAGGCGTATTTGCCTGAGATGAGCGCAAAGCTGGGGCCTTATATCCCGCTGATTATCGTAAACTGCCTGATTATATGCAGAGCGGAGGCCTGCGCAAGCAAACAAAAGCTCGGGATTGCAGTTCTTGATGCCCTCGGGATGGGGCTTGGCTTCACTCTCACGCTCTCAGCTCTGGGTATCGTTCGGGAGGTGCTCTCCTACGGAACAGTGCTCGGATTTGCGATAGCTCCTGAAGGCTCGCTCAGCATATTCGGCTTTGCTCTTCCAGTTGGGGCGTTCATTACGCTCGGATTTATGCTCGGGATTGTGAATATTATAAACAGAAGAAACGCAAAGGAGTGA
- a CDS encoding FMN-binding protein: protein MANENKLVLFWKESWLLVVCSLIFGLLLASVNYTLQPKIQQNKIDKLNQSLKKVLPEAENFEQVIDKKKFEFANEKISVYKAENSGKTSGWAFTASGPGYADTIKLLIAVNAEFENILGYNVLMSNETAGFGSKIKSPYYKNQFEGAPAKELELIKMGDETVIDKEIVAVSGATISSKAVVKIFNKHLSGIREKLTEEGLIDE from the coding sequence ATGGCAAATGAAAATAAATTGGTTCTTTTCTGGAAAGAGAGCTGGCTGCTTGTGGTATGCTCACTGATTTTCGGGCTTCTGCTCGCTTCGGTAAACTACACTCTTCAGCCCAAGATACAACAGAACAAGATTGACAAGCTCAATCAATCGCTGAAGAAAGTGCTGCCGGAAGCGGAAAATTTCGAGCAGGTAATCGACAAGAAAAAGTTCGAATTTGCCAATGAAAAAATCAGCGTATATAAAGCAGAAAATTCAGGAAAAACTTCCGGCTGGGCGTTTACCGCCTCCGGCCCTGGATATGCAGATACAATCAAGCTTCTGATTGCAGTAAACGCTGAATTCGAGAATATCCTCGGATATAACGTGCTAATGAGCAATGAAACCGCCGGCTTCGGAAGCAAGATAAAGAGCCCATACTACAAAAATCAGTTCGAAGGGGCTCCTGCCAAAGAACTTGAGCTTATCAAGATGGGCGATGAAACTGTAATTGACAAAGAGATTGTTGCTGTAAGCGGAGCCACAATCAGCAGCAAAGCGGTTGTGAAGATATTCAACAAGCATCTCTCAGGAATCAGAGAGAAGCTAACAGAGGAAGGGCTTATAGATGAGTAA